A genomic region of Raphanus sativus cultivar WK10039 chromosome 6, ASM80110v3, whole genome shotgun sequence contains the following coding sequences:
- the LOC108808552 gene encoding E3 ubiquitin-protein ligase RSL1 translates to MEESHRSDSISKRQRLDSSIAGDITNPKGEGSSKIVQFAGNVVYRLYFKGLVSDEVVAESGERTVTAGFGVAICDVADNLLYEMKESLSDGDVKRRGVEIRALVHGLSEAFNMGIRHVRIHCDDYPIFQFINGGDKPTQNKMRQLVNEVCRLKEKMDSCEPLMVARNDVKFAFKLAREAIVSHSKAAQGETCAICLEDTNVDRMMFLTDECRHRHCFSCVKQYVEVKLLSGVVPTCLGEGCKLELTLESCSKILTPRVIEMWKRKMKEDLIPADERIYCPYPNCAMLMSKSDLSSHADQSKVQECVKCRGHFCIDCKVPSHTDMSCDDYKKLHPDPLVDDMKLKSLANDNSWRQCVKCRHMIELSHGCNHMTCRCGYEFCYKCGVEWEKNQNSCPSGCLLTGHRDYDDEDDDDDDDDDDSEHTCEEDMCECYYDDDGVRWRDWEDFVDHQPRVYDLSPLPPGMDVAPQGYEDFHNEVGNDDEYDDYNNYGGLTESDDDGGFEDFYREYYSL, encoded by the exons ATGGAAGAATCACACAGATCAGACTCGATTTCTAAAAGACAGCGTCTTGATTCTTCCATAGCCGGAGATATCACAAACCCTAAAGGCGAGGGCTCTTCTAAGATCGTCCAGTTTGCTGGCAATGTCGTCTACAGGTTGTACTTCAAAGGTTTGGTGAGTGACGAGGTGGTGGCTGAGAGTGGAGAAAGGACCGTGACGGCTGGATTCGGAGTTGCGATTTGCGACGTGGCGGATAACTTGTTGTATGAGATGAAGGAATCACTGAGTGACGGCGACGTTAAGCGCAGAGGAGTGGAGATTAGGGCACTGGTTCATGGCTTAAGTGAAGCCTTCAACATGGGGATCAGACATGTCAGGATTCATTGCGATGATTATCCCATTTTTCAATTC ATAAATGGTGGAGATAAGCCTACGCAGAACAAAATGCGTCAGCTAGTGAACGAAGTTTGTCGCCTGAAAGAAAAAATGGACTCTTGTGAACCTCTTATGGTTGCACGGAACGATGTCAAGTTCGCTTTTAAGCTGGCTAGGGAGGCCATAGTTTCTCACAGCAAGGCAGCACAGGGAGAAACATGTGCCATCTGTCTTGAAGACACAAATGTTGACCGGATGATGTTCTTGACTGACGAATGCCGTCACCGTCATTGCTTTTCTTGTGTGAAACAGTACGTGGAAGTGAAGCTGCTTAGCGGAGTCGTGCCCACGTGCCTTGGTGAAGGATGCAAGTTAGAGCTCACCCTTGAAAGCTGCAGCAAGATTTTGACGCCTAGGGTGATTGAGATGTGGAAAAGAAAGATGAAAGAGGATTTGATCCCAGCTGATGAGAGAATCTATTGCCCATATCCAAACTGTGCAATGTTGATGTCCAAATCTGATCTTTCGAGCCATGCTGACCAATCGAAAGTTCAAGAATGTGTCAAATGCCGTGGACACTTTTGTATTGATTGCAAAGTACCATCGCATACCGATATGTCGTGTGATGATTACAAGAAACTACACCCTGACCCTTTAGTTGATGACATGAAGCTAAAGTCTCTGGCAAACGACAATAGCTGGCGTCAATGTGTCAAGTGTAGGCACATGATTGAACTTTCTCATGGTTGCAACCACATGACTtgcag ATGTGGATATGAGTTTTGCTACAAATGTGGGGTAGAGTGGGAGAAGAACCAAAACTCATGCCCTTCGGGTTGTCTACTCACTGGCCATCGtgattatgatgatgaagatgatgatgatgatgatgatgatgatgactcaGAACATACTTGTGAAGAGGATATGTGTGAATGCtattatgatgatgatggtgttCGTTGGCGCGACTGGGAAGACTTTGTGGATCATCAACCTCGTGT CTATGACCTGTCGCCGCTTCCTCCGGGTATGGATGTGGCGCCGCAGGGGTATGAAGATTTTCACAATGAAGTAGGCAATGATGATGAATATGATGATTACAACAATTACGGTGGCTTAACGGAATCTGACGATGACGGGGGGTTTGAGGACTTCTACAGGGAGTATTATTCGCTTTAA